CAACTTAATTGCAACCCGCGCCCCGCTTCTCGGTAACACCGGGGGCGGTTGCACAGGAAGCTCAGCGCGGGTTCTCTCGAAGACAGAGCCGCCTATGCATACATACATTCAATAAGAAACGGGAGTTAAGAACATGAAAATAAATCACATTTCCAATATTGACATGGTACCTCTCCGTGAAACTGTTTTGCGCCGCCGGCTTCACCGGCAATCGGTTTTCACGGCCCTCGATGTGCGCGAAAGCGACAAAGGCCTTGCCGTGCACGCGGCCAGGCAGTTCCAGCCGGGCGACGTTCTTATCAAGCTGGGAGGACGGATCTCGGCCAATCCCACGCAGACGACCATCCAGATCGGCGAGAACGAGCACATCGTGTCCTGGATGGGAGGCCACATCAACCACAGTTGCGAGCCGAGCGGGTACATGAACTTCGAGGACTTGACGCTTCGCGCCCTTCGCAGGCTCGGGGAGGGGGATGAAATTACGCGTCATTACATGACGACGGAATGGGACATGCCGGAGCCGTTCGACTGCAAGTGCGGCTCGAAACGGTGCATGGGCCGCATTCGGGGCTTCAAGCACCTGTCATTGCAGCAGAAAATGGCGCTGGAAACGCTTCTGTCTCCCTACCTGAGGGGAAAGCTCGAGGAAGCGGAAGACCTCTGTTGCGACAGCCTGATGACGATAAAGGAGTTCGTGGCAAAACATATCGACTGCAGCAGATGTCCCCGAAGTTGCTGCAATGGTATAGATGAAACCGCGTTCTTGGGTACGGACGAGAACGTTCCGAGAGACAACATGAATGAAGAAAACACTTTCTTCAGCGCCAAGAACGAGAGATGCGTATATTTCGACGGGAAGTTCTGTTCGATTTACGGAAACGGAATAAGGCCGTTTCTATGCAAGGTATACCCGTTTCGAGTCGCGAACGGGAAATTGTTCGTAGATGACTGGTGTATGTACGGTAAAGAACTCGCCGCCGCCGTCGCTGAAAACGACCGCGAATTAATTCGAGACCTGAGAAGCTTAAGAAACTGGCTGGCTGACAACGTGCCGTCCCAATTGGCTCGTTTTTGGGATTCCAGACGTGAAGACAAGTCTCTTGAGGGGACCGAATTGAGCATTGGAATCGAATTGGATATATAAGCATCGCAATTATCTTAGAAGTGGTGGTGGCTAAGCTTAGAAGCAAGAAAACAGCGTAATATCGCCAGCATATACGCTTATTAAGGAGAAGTCTGAGGGAGGCGCAGGCTCTTTGCGGCTTGCAAACGGAAAATTCGGAAAAACAACAAGTAAAGAAAGGAAAAAACAATGCCGAAACGAAACATCATAGATCGACTTAAGGCGGGAGAGAGTCTGCTTATGGACGGGGCCACGGGAAGCGAGCTTCAACGGCGCGGCTTCGACGTGAGCCAGGGCGCGGTCCAGGGCAAGGGCGTGGACCCCGAGACCGGCTGGTCGGGAAGCATCGGGGTGTGGTCGGCCCCGGCCAACCTGGACGCCCCGGACCTCGTCCGGAAAATCCACGAGGACTACCTCAATCTCGGAGCCGACATCATCATCAGCAACAACTTCTGGACGGGCCGCTCCATGATGGGGATCATCGGAAGGGAAGACCAGTGGGAGGAGTGCACCCGGCGGGGCGGGGAGATAGCAGTCGAGGCCCGCAACGCGGTCAACCCCGAGGCGTACGTGGCCGGGGGATTCGCCCCGTCCTTCATGGCCGAAACGGGCAACGAGCTTCGCAAGGAGATCGAGGGCATGGCGCGCGTTCTCGCGGGAGCCGGCGTGGACTTCCTGCTTCCCGAGTACTTCGGCGGGGACACGGAGCGCGACGCGATGGAGGACTGCAGGGTAGCGGTGGATGCCTGCGCCAAGACGAACCTGCCGGTGTTCCTCGGGATATGCTATGCGCGGGAAAACGGGAAAATGCACTACGGCCAGTCCTTTGACGATTTTGCAAAAGAGCTCAAGGGACACAAGGTGGACGGCATTCTTCTCATGTGCACCTCACCCCAGGCCATTTCGGCATGCCTGCCCAACCTCCGCAAGGCTTTCGACCTGCCCATAGGCGCCTACGCGGAGGTAGGATACACCGAGAATCTCAAGTTCAGCGGCTCGCAGGGCGAGCAGTTTTTCGACATAGGAACGTACGGAGTCACCCCGGATAAGTACGCCGAGTACGCCCGCGAGTGGAAGAAGATGGGCGCGCAGATAATCGGCGGGTGCTGCGCGACCACGCCCGAGCACATCAAGGCCATCGCGCCCGTCGTAAAGGGCTGACGAGAAAGGAGAAACAAACGATGCCGTCACGAAAAATCATGGATCGACTCAAGGCGGGAGAAATCCTGCTTCTGGACGGAGCCACGGGCTCCGAGATTCAACGGCGAGGCTTCGACGTGGCCCGGGGCGCGACCAAAGAGCCCGACACGGAATGGCAGGAGACGTTCGGGAAGGGATGGAACGGCGACGCGGAGGGGATTACCGACCCCCTCGACGATTGGGCGGCAACCATCGGGCCCTGGGGAGCCCCGGCCAACCTGGACGCCCCGGACATCGTCCGGAAAGTCCACGAGGACTACCTCAAGATCGGAGCCGACATCATCATCAGCAACAACTTCTACTCGAGCCGCTCGATGATGGCCATGGCGGGCGAGGAAGACCGCTGGGAGGAGTGCACCCGGCGGGGCGGGGAGCTGGCCGTCGAGGTTCGCAACGCGGTAAAGCCCGAGGCGTACGTGGCCGGGGGTTTTGCCGCCTCCCACCAGGTCAATACGGCGGCCGAGCTCGGCAGCGAGCTCAAGGACATGGCGCGTGTCCTGAGCGGCACCGGCGTGGACTTCCTGATTCTCGAATACTTCGGCGGAGACACGATGCGCGATCCGATAGAGGACTGCCAGGTCGCGCTCGACGCCTGCGCAGGGGTGAATCTGCCGGTGTTCCTCGGCGTATGCTGGGTCCAGAAAAACGGCAGGCTGCACCGGGGCCAGAGTTTCTCCGACCTCGTCAAGGCGCTCAAGGGGCAGAAGCTGGACGGCGTGTTTCTCATGTGCAGCTCGCCCCCCGCCATTTCGGCGTGCCTGCCCAACCTCCGCAATGCCTTCGACGGACCCATCGGGGCCTACGCGCAGGCCGGCTACAAGGAAAACCCCAAGTACGGCACCTCGCCGGACGAGCCGTTTTTCCTGATCGACACGGACAGCTACCCTCCCAAGCGGTACGGCGAGTACGCCCTCGAGTGGAAGAAAATGGGCGCCCAGATAATCGGCGGGTGCTGCGCGACCGGGCCTGAGCACATCGAGGCGGTGCGGGACGTCCTGAAAAAGTAGGAACGAAGGCTCCGCCTGCTACACCTCGCCGGCGGCTAAAGCCGTGCCGAGCAGGATCAGCGCGATGCAGCTCCACTGGAGGCGCGTCGGCCGCTCCCCGAGGACGAAGAAGGCGTACGGCAGCGTGACGGCGGGATAGGCGCCCGACAGCGCCGTCACGACCGTGGCCGGGCCCTCTTCGTAAGCGAGGTAGACCGCCACGTCGCCGAGGGCGTATGTGCCGAGCGCCAGTATGGCGGGCGGAAAGTCCACGGCGGGATACTTCCACCTCTGGTTTTCCGGCAGCGTGCGCTCCCGCACGAGGCCCCACAGCGCCAGCGTGGGCACGCTGGTTATCAGCATGAACAACATAAAATTGGCATAGTTCGCTTGGGGCATCTCGTAGGCGTAGCTGTTCAGCACCGCCCCTACTCCCCACAGGATCGCGGTCACCGCGGCCAGTATGAGCCAGGTATATTTCGAGGGGGCCTTCTCGCCCGGCTCGGTCCTCTCCTCGGCGGCCCCGGTCCTATACTCCCGGCTCTCCTGGGAGGGGTCGTACGCAAGTAACAGGCAGCCGACGAGGACGAGCCCGACGCCCGCGTACTGCCTGGGAAGGAGGACCTCGTCCAGAAAAATGGGGGCTAGCACGGCGGTCACGATGGGGTAGGCCGCGTAGACCGGGCTGAGGAGGCTGATGGGGCCTCTCAGGATGCCCTCGTAGGAAACGACGTTGCCCACGCCGTAGAACAGGCCGGTCAGCAACGACCAGAATAGGAACGCGCGTCCCTCGGGGGCGAACGGGGGAGGATGGTAGAGTCCGAAAAAGTAGATGAAGCACAGGTAGACCACGGCGGAGACCGGCACGGAATACAGGCACAGGCGATGGGGGTGGATTTGCTCGATGTACTGCTTGTACAGTCCGTCCCCTATCCCGTAGAAAACGGTCGCGCCCAGCGTGGGCCAGACCCACCACTCTATCGGCACCGCGTCACCCCCTCGCCCTCGCGCGCGCCGCAGGGCTCTCAAATTTTTCCGGCATACGCGGCATTATACCACTTCCCGTGAAAACAGCTTCACGAATCCTCTTCGTGCCCGGGTTCTCTCGCCTTCGCGAAGCCGCTTCGGCGGAGCGAGGTCGCCTCGGCGAGTGCGCAGCTTGCGCGAAGCCGTCGCGTCGCGGCGTTCGGAGCTTAGCAAAAACTCGGGGTTAAACAGAGCCCCCCGGCGCAAGCGCCGGGGGACTCCGAAGGAGGGACCAAGGAGGGCAGGCGTATTATATACCAACGCCCAAATACTTGTCAAGCCCTGATTTAAGCAATTA
The DNA window shown above is from Acidobacteriota bacterium and carries:
- a CDS encoding homocysteine S-methyltransferase family protein, which gives rise to MPKRNIIDRLKAGESLLMDGATGSELQRRGFDVSQGAVQGKGVDPETGWSGSIGVWSAPANLDAPDLVRKIHEDYLNLGADIIISNNFWTGRSMMGIIGREDQWEECTRRGGEIAVEARNAVNPEAYVAGGFAPSFMAETGNELRKEIEGMARVLAGAGVDFLLPEYFGGDTERDAMEDCRVAVDACAKTNLPVFLGICYARENGKMHYGQSFDDFAKELKGHKVDGILLMCTSPQAISACLPNLRKAFDLPIGAYAEVGYTENLKFSGSQGEQFFDIGTYGVTPDKYAEYAREWKKMGAQIIGGCCATTPEHIKAIAPVVKG
- a CDS encoding DMT family transporter is translated as MPIEWWVWPTLGATVFYGIGDGLYKQYIEQIHPHRLCLYSVPVSAVVYLCFIYFFGLYHPPPFAPEGRAFLFWSLLTGLFYGVGNVVSYEGILRGPISLLSPVYAAYPIVTAVLAPIFLDEVLLPRQYAGVGLVLVGCLLLAYDPSQESREYRTGAAEERTEPGEKAPSKYTWLILAAVTAILWGVGAVLNSYAYEMPQANYANFMLFMLITSVPTLALWGLVRERTLPENQRWKYPAVDFPPAILALGTYALGDVAVYLAYEEGPATVVTALSGAYPAVTLPYAFFVLGERPTRLQWSCIALILLGTALAAGEV
- a CDS encoding homocysteine S-methyltransferase family protein — protein: MPSRKIMDRLKAGEILLLDGATGSEIQRRGFDVARGATKEPDTEWQETFGKGWNGDAEGITDPLDDWAATIGPWGAPANLDAPDIVRKVHEDYLKIGADIIISNNFYSSRSMMAMAGEEDRWEECTRRGGELAVEVRNAVKPEAYVAGGFAASHQVNTAAELGSELKDMARVLSGTGVDFLILEYFGGDTMRDPIEDCQVALDACAGVNLPVFLGVCWVQKNGRLHRGQSFSDLVKALKGQKLDGVFLMCSSPPAISACLPNLRNAFDGPIGAYAQAGYKENPKYGTSPDEPFFLIDTDSYPPKRYGEYALEWKKMGAQIIGGCCATGPEHIEAVRDVLKK
- a CDS encoding YkgJ family cysteine cluster protein — translated: MKINHISNIDMVPLRETVLRRRLHRQSVFTALDVRESDKGLAVHAARQFQPGDVLIKLGGRISANPTQTTIQIGENEHIVSWMGGHINHSCEPSGYMNFEDLTLRALRRLGEGDEITRHYMTTEWDMPEPFDCKCGSKRCMGRIRGFKHLSLQQKMALETLLSPYLRGKLEEAEDLCCDSLMTIKEFVAKHIDCSRCPRSCCNGIDETAFLGTDENVPRDNMNEENTFFSAKNERCVYFDGKFCSIYGNGIRPFLCKVYPFRVANGKLFVDDWCMYGKELAAAVAENDRELIRDLRSLRNWLADNVPSQLARFWDSRREDKSLEGTELSIGIELDI